A window of Acinetobacter sp. TR3 contains these coding sequences:
- a CDS encoding DUF58 domain-containing protein has protein sequence MQRIQQWIAKRFQVDGTKTLLQKDVLVFIYKQGFLYLVLILITFIAGINYANNLILGFCFLISAILCISFYLTFKQLHVLQIDLIAAEVGQVDQPLILKLRLNQPSIMTRYLRIQWLQQEQLIYLDQQQHTVELAFFPKQRGLYEFGAMKIYSTYPLGLVRAWTYLYPKHKVWIAPKAYDWQKEHKNQPTNANDSLDEFKELRAFQQGDSYQNVAWKQVARGQGFFIKMFEAQANHQHLEIDYQKIPAQSHEEKLSFMMGLIEQCEQLGNDYALILPHARLESGQGQIQLLQAKLLLAQA, from the coding sequence ATGCAAAGGATTCAGCAGTGGATTGCGAAACGCTTTCAAGTTGATGGGACTAAAACCCTGTTACAGAAAGATGTTTTGGTTTTTATTTATAAGCAAGGTTTTTTATATCTCGTTCTGATTTTGATTACCTTTATTGCAGGGATTAACTACGCAAATAACTTGATTTTAGGTTTCTGCTTTTTAATTAGCGCCATTTTATGTATTAGTTTTTATCTCACATTCAAGCAATTGCATGTTCTGCAAATTGATCTGATTGCAGCTGAGGTTGGGCAAGTCGATCAGCCTTTAATTTTAAAACTTCGGTTGAATCAGCCATCCATAATGACCCGATATTTACGTATCCAATGGCTGCAACAAGAGCAACTCATTTACTTAGATCAACAACAGCACACCGTAGAACTTGCTTTTTTTCCAAAGCAGCGTGGTTTATATGAATTTGGTGCGATGAAAATTTATTCGACCTATCCTTTAGGTTTGGTACGAGCGTGGACTTATTTATATCCAAAACATAAAGTTTGGATTGCACCTAAAGCTTATGACTGGCAAAAAGAACATAAAAACCAACCAACCAATGCCAATGATAGTCTAGATGAATTTAAGGAACTTAGAGCCTTTCAACAAGGTGATTCTTATCAAAATGTGGCATGGAAGCAAGTTGCTCGAGGACAGGGATTTTTTATCAAAATGTTTGAGGCTCAAGCCAATCATCAACATTTAGAAATTGATTATCAAAAAATTCCTGCGCAAAGTCATGAGGAAAAATTAAGCTTTATGATGGGCTTAATTGAGCAATGTGAACAACTTGGTAATGATTATGCATTGATACTGCCACATGCAAGATTGGAAAGTGGTCAGGGGCAAATACAGCTTCTTCAAGCAAAACTTCTACTTGCGCAGGCCTAA
- a CDS encoding transglutaminase family protein, whose amino-acid sequence MTKKIYFCILAVLAFVLIGQVTFIPVTLSGLWGVIWLTLVWRYRKQKISPFPRLFLVFFSLLSLGLIYLNYQTLLGVEAGVAFLSTCLFAKSLEAKNTRDLLIVFNFALFVSASLLLHSQAFWMAVLVFSAFVMCLMGLYRIQTGLFNQHQLLSNQLKNDVKQILKFVGIATPFFIILFIFFPRLPPLWAIPIHKNQATTGISDRMSPGDIAQLSQSSALAFRVVADMRQLPNRQDLYWRALVLDEYDGTTWTSSFYNQQIKSVNSNSHGVSYQYLAADEQANWIMGLEYSIPQERYLQLYQDDSIRPSKLIKRNQPIQMFWLGRTSTSSVLLSPRQIEFNTRFDHDRDQKAQQLAHQLFEQSQGQPEKYIKKVLNWYGDHNFVYTLAPGTLGSDRIDQFLFYSRKGFCEHYASSFVMLMRYVGIPARVVTGYQGGQFALDRESWEVRQLDAHAWSEVYLEGEWQRIDPTAIIAPQRIDSGMQDYLSQYQNIWGNGGSHSWQLQQFKFLTNIRIWSDYLSYQWQSKVVGYDADKQKNWLSKLGFNSSYSYVLILIIGIAGILAVYVGFYWWRQTKQQELYQRVIIQFQKQLPKHLHKRSGETFQVWMQRLSSVDSDQKSFHQVVVLYQKIVFLEQNTQQNIQEFRKLLKVCTNAIKQSQKNL is encoded by the coding sequence ATGACCAAAAAAATCTATTTTTGCATTTTAGCTGTATTAGCATTTGTATTAATTGGGCAAGTCACTTTTATTCCTGTGACATTGAGTGGGTTGTGGGGTGTTATTTGGCTTACATTGGTATGGCGATATAGAAAACAAAAAATTTCACCATTTCCACGCTTATTTTTAGTTTTTTTCTCTTTATTATCTTTAGGTCTGATTTATTTAAATTATCAAACTTTACTGGGAGTAGAAGCAGGAGTCGCATTTTTAAGTACGTGTTTATTTGCGAAAAGTTTGGAAGCTAAGAATACCCGTGATTTATTGATTGTATTTAACTTTGCCTTATTCGTCAGTGCCAGTTTATTGTTACATAGTCAGGCATTCTGGATGGCTGTTCTGGTTTTTTCAGCATTTGTGATGTGTTTGATGGGTTTGTATCGGATTCAAACTGGTCTATTTAACCAGCATCAATTATTATCCAATCAGTTAAAAAATGATGTTAAACAAATTCTAAAGTTTGTCGGGATTGCAACGCCGTTCTTTATTATATTATTTATTTTCTTTCCTCGTTTGCCGCCGCTTTGGGCAATTCCTATTCATAAAAATCAAGCCACTACAGGAATCAGTGATCGTATGTCTCCTGGAGATATTGCACAACTATCACAATCATCGGCTTTGGCTTTTCGTGTTGTTGCGGATATGAGGCAACTGCCCAACAGACAAGATTTGTATTGGCGTGCTTTGGTTTTGGATGAATATGATGGTACAACATGGACCAGTAGTTTTTATAATCAACAGATTAAAAGCGTAAACTCAAATTCTCATGGGGTTAGCTATCAATACTTAGCTGCTGATGAACAGGCAAATTGGATCATGGGCTTGGAATATTCCATTCCACAAGAACGTTATTTACAATTGTATCAAGATGATAGTATACGCCCATCAAAGCTGATTAAACGTAATCAACCCATACAAATGTTTTGGTTGGGGCGAACATCAACATCATCTGTTTTACTATCGCCACGTCAAATTGAATTTAATACTCGATTTGATCATGATCGTGATCAAAAAGCACAGCAATTAGCCCATCAACTGTTTGAACAAAGTCAGGGACAGCCTGAAAAATATATTAAAAAGGTGCTGAATTGGTATGGAGACCATAACTTCGTTTATACCTTGGCACCAGGGACACTTGGCAGTGATCGTATAGATCAATTTTTATTTTATAGTCGAAAAGGTTTTTGTGAGCATTATGCCTCTAGTTTTGTGATGTTAATGCGTTATGTTGGAATTCCTGCAAGAGTTGTCACAGGTTATCAGGGTGGGCAGTTTGCATTAGATAGAGAAAGTTGGGAAGTACGCCAACTTGATGCACATGCTTGGAGTGAAGTGTATCTAGAGGGTGAATGGCAAAGAATTGACCCTACAGCAATCATTGCACCACAACGTATAGATTCAGGTATGCAAGATTATTTAAGTCAATATCAAAACATCTGGGGGAATGGGGGAAGTCATTCATGGCAACTACAGCAATTTAAATTTTTAACAAATATACGTATTTGGAGCGATTATTTAAGTTATCAATGGCAGTCTAAAGTTGTTGGTTATGATGCAGATAAACAAAAAAATTGGTTATCTAAACTAGGTTTTAATTCAAGTTATAGTTATGTGCTGATCTTAATTATTGGTATTGCTGGAATTTTAGCTGTGTATGTTGGTTTTTATTGGTGGAGACAAACAAAGCAGCAAGAATTATATCAACGTGTCATTATTCAATTTCAAAAGCAATTGCCTAAACATTTGCATAAAAGATCAGGGGAAACATTTCAAGTTTGGATGCAGCGTTTATCAAGTGTAGATAGTGATCAAAAATCATTTCACCAAGTAGTTGTGTTATATCAAAAAATTGTGTTTTTAGAGCAGAATACTCAGCAAAATATTCAAGAATTTAGGAAACTGCTTAAAGTCTGTACGAACGCAATTAAACAGTCTCAAAAAAACTTGTGA
- a CDS encoding IS3 family transposase (programmed frameshift), protein MAKRFSPEFKQQAIDHALSNSHEPIAAIAHKLGVGYSTLDKWIREANPVGSSKRQLSPEQQRILELEKEVKQLKEANDNLKKSACVLSDRSCQEKYTVIQDMDINEVTVSSVCKCLDVSTSGYYAWRKRQTNTAQKYNDLKVVYWQHHARLGAPSLVHDMRDLGYRMSERTVGRMLKKLGLRSRIARKYKHTTDSNHRLSTASNLLDRQFTVTQPNKVWTTDITYIRTKEGWLYLCVMLDLFSRRIVGWQTSHRIDRQLVCDAFNYAMARQGYPTGVMVHSDQGSQYCSRDFRALLLTNNCIQSMSRRGNCWDNAVTESFFHTLKGHVVHGSVFSTRKEANAILFEYIEVYYNRIRRHSANGWLSLEAFEQKYFKNLEGSVVHDTV, encoded by the exons ATGGCTAAACGTTTTAGTCCGGAATTTAAACAGCAAGCAATTGATCATGCACTTTCAAACTCCCACGAGCCTATAGCTGCAATCGCCCATAAATTAGGTGTGGGTTATTCAACCTTAGATAAATGGATTCGTGAAGCCAATCCAGTAGGTTCAAGCAAACGTCAACTTTCTCCTGAACAACAGCGGATCTTGGAATTAGAAAAAGAAGTCAAACAGCTCAAGGAAGCCAATGACA ATCTTAAAAAAAGCGCATGTGTACTTTCTGACAGATCATGCCAAGAAAAGTACACGGTAATTCAAGATATGGATATAAATGAAGTCACTGTGTCTTCTGTCTGTAAATGCCTAGATGTCAGCACTTCAGGCTATTATGCCTGGCGAAAACGCCAGACCAATACAGCGCAGAAATACAATGATTTAAAAGTTGTATATTGGCAGCATCATGCGCGCTTGGGTGCACCGTCATTGGTACATGACATGCGTGATTTAGGTTATCGCATGAGCGAACGTACCGTTGGAAGGATGCTAAAAAAGCTTGGTTTACGTAGTAGGATTGCACGTAAATACAAGCATACGACTGATTCAAACCATCGTTTGTCTACAGCATCAAATTTGTTGGATCGCCAATTTACAGTTACTCAGCCTAATAAAGTTTGGACAACGGATATTACCTATATCCGAACTAAAGAAGGCTGGCTGTATTTATGTGTGATGCTAGATCTATTCAGCCGTCGTATTGTGGGTTGGCAAACCAGCCATCGAATAGACCGCCAATTGGTGTGTGATGCGTTTAATTATGCAATGGCTCGTCAGGGTTATCCAACGGGTGTCATGGTGCATTCGGATCAAGGTAGTCAGTACTGTAGTCGTGATTTTAGGGCGCTATTATTGACGAATAACTGTATTCAAAGCATGTCTAGACGAGGAAACTGTTGGGACAATGCAGTGACCGAAAGCTTCTTCCATACCCTGAAGGGGCATGTAGTACATGGCAGTGTATTTTCTACGAGAAAAGAGGCAAATGCTATCTTGTTTGAGTATATTGAAGTTTACTACAATCGAATCAGAAGGCATTCTGCAAATGGCTGGTTAAGTCTAGAAGCCTTTGAACAGAAATATTTCAAGAATTTAGAGGGATCGGTTGTCCACGATACTGTCTAG
- a CDS encoding M66 family metalloprotease, whose product MKKIEFLKILSIPIFLSACGGESSAPNQVMNTDKELKLTETQTQKQTLIPITLSKVNIIQSHILPTEQGKVWKLKDGSELTYRATPNKSAIILLDLNLNGDQNPKIEIYKSHNLITSINLSQDYKSFSVDGNVKPLPFSKNTWIANIPKEYMQKGLRFRVISDNAQPSSFKEVEFSLHSNLKIQILPFYLFGASTNLIAYDKVISPTSQQKAELENIWPISELIFEQHPIGEIKWDYMIVPPSDGKEAEKVLEKDSRVINTILNTITTIYYASGNSSLNYQYYGPIVQMNSKGEYQYPGGGVGWGNVSVGDHYYSGIFNHESGHAFGLGHAAGEYKDNNFPYYGGSIKGSEWGFDISTNTFISDLVTSDAQNYSNCKKYTSHGYVRPLDENGNCYKVDVMESGSEDRSKKYQYGIFSDYNAARIQKYVESKTIINDKSLTNYSKWDQKNYQWIDYDPTDDKWDRARFGINKNYANKRNVLVKTVVFTISNANTKGMTQIYPVSKTYTGNLLKQIDPTDANDLAKISRNSDSIYKNFCAESGCDYTLKVYYKNQTTKHFAIQGGFRPWFKESDDFSDNKLDPKNSESFRTFAMNIPAENQISKIEILSTPILWKNGLDKSAKILASRDL is encoded by the coding sequence ATGAAAAAGATAGAATTTTTAAAAATACTTAGCATTCCTATTTTCCTCTCTGCTTGTGGTGGTGAATCATCAGCCCCAAATCAAGTTATGAATACGGATAAGGAATTAAAATTAACTGAAACACAAACACAAAAACAAACATTGATTCCCATAACTTTAAGTAAAGTAAATATTATTCAGTCACATATATTACCAACTGAACAGGGTAAAGTATGGAAGTTAAAAGATGGCAGTGAACTAACTTATAGAGCTACTCCAAATAAATCAGCAATAATCCTTTTAGATTTAAATTTAAATGGTGATCAGAATCCTAAAATTGAGATATATAAGTCTCATAATTTAATAACAAGCATTAATCTATCACAAGACTATAAATCATTTTCAGTAGATGGAAATGTAAAACCCTTACCATTTTCAAAAAATACTTGGATAGCAAACATTCCAAAAGAATATATGCAAAAAGGGCTTAGATTTAGAGTTATATCAGATAATGCTCAACCATCCAGCTTTAAGGAAGTAGAGTTTTCATTACATTCTAATTTAAAAATACAAATTCTACCATTTTACTTATTTGGAGCATCTACGAACTTAATCGCTTACGACAAAGTTATTTCGCCAACTTCTCAACAGAAAGCTGAACTTGAAAATATTTGGCCAATATCAGAATTAATTTTTGAACAGCATCCTATTGGTGAAATTAAATGGGATTATATGATCGTTCCTCCTTCCGATGGAAAAGAAGCTGAAAAAGTTTTGGAAAAGGATTCAAGAGTTATTAATACAATTCTAAATACTATTACTACGATCTACTATGCAAGTGGAAATTCTAGTTTAAATTATCAATACTATGGGCCTATTGTTCAAATGAATTCTAAAGGTGAATATCAGTATCCAGGAGGCGGAGTCGGATGGGGAAATGTGAGTGTTGGAGACCATTATTATAGTGGTATATTTAATCACGAAAGTGGACATGCTTTTGGACTTGGTCATGCAGCAGGAGAATACAAAGATAATAACTTCCCCTACTACGGAGGAAGCATAAAAGGCTCAGAATGGGGATTTGATATAAGTACAAATACTTTTATTTCAGATCTCGTTACCAGTGATGCGCAAAACTACTCAAACTGTAAAAAATATACATCTCATGGATATGTGAGACCATTAGATGAAAATGGAAATTGCTACAAAGTTGATGTAATGGAGTCTGGTAGTGAAGATAGATCTAAAAAATATCAATATGGTATATTTTCAGATTATAATGCTGCAAGAATTCAAAAATATGTTGAATCTAAAACAATTATAAATGATAAAAGTTTGACCAATTATTCTAAATGGGATCAAAAAAATTATCAATGGATAGACTATGATCCAACCGATGACAAATGGGATCGAGCAAGATTTGGAATAAATAAAAATTATGCAAATAAAAGAAATGTACTTGTCAAAACAGTAGTATTTACTATCAGTAATGCGAATACCAAAGGCATGACACAAATATATCCTGTATCTAAAACCTATACAGGAAATCTATTAAAACAAATAGATCCAACAGATGCTAATGACTTAGCAAAAATTAGTAGAAATAGTGACAGTATTTATAAAAATTTCTGTGCAGAAAGTGGATGTGATTATACGCTAAAAGTATACTATAAAAATCAAACGACTAAACACTTTGCAATACAAGGTGGATTTAGACCTTGGTTTAAAGAATCGGATGATTTTAGTGATAATAAACTTGATCCCAAAAATTCTGAAAGTTTTAGAACATTTGCTATGAATATTCCTGCTGAAAATCAAATTAGCAAAATAGAAATATTAAGTACGCCGATTTTATGGAAAAATGGATTAGATAAATCAGCTAAGATTTTAGCAAGTCGAGATCTATAA
- a CDS encoding pirin family protein, producing MNAYLHRSENRGHVKAGWLDTYHSFSFGSWYNPKYMGVSALRVINDDTVAAHNGFGTHPHDNMEILTCVLDGTISHKDSMGNEGQINAGEWQLMSAGTGVTHSEMNKHDKAVHLLQIWIQPNVQDAEPTYQQIQLNPKNHPNQWHLIAGDESAPMSIRQNVEVKTAVIEKDQHLEITARKKVNYVHVISGEVMIANHLVKAGDALVFDEIATITALQESQMIWFDLP from the coding sequence ATGAATGCTTATCTACATCGTAGTGAAAACCGTGGTCATGTCAAAGCGGGTTGGTTAGACACCTATCATAGCTTTTCATTTGGTAGTTGGTATAACCCGAAATACATGGGTGTCAGCGCATTACGTGTAATCAATGATGATACGGTTGCTGCTCACAATGGTTTTGGTACCCATCCCCATGACAATATGGAAATCCTAACCTGTGTACTTGATGGCACCATTTCCCATAAAGACAGTATGGGCAATGAAGGTCAGATCAATGCAGGTGAATGGCAGTTGATGAGTGCTGGAACTGGGGTCACTCACAGTGAAATGAACAAGCATGATAAAGCAGTGCATCTATTACAGATCTGGATTCAACCGAATGTACAAGATGCTGAGCCAACTTATCAGCAAATACAGCTGAATCCAAAAAACCATCCAAACCAATGGCACTTGATTGCTGGTGATGAATCTGCACCAATGTCGATTCGTCAGAATGTGGAAGTGAAAACTGCTGTCATTGAGAAAGATCAACATTTAGAAATTACAGCACGAAAAAAAGTGAACTACGTGCATGTGATTTCAGGTGAAGTAATGATTGCCAATCATTTGGTTAAAGCAGGTGATGCTTTAGTATTCGATGAAATTGCAACCATTACTGCATTGCAAGAAAGCCAAATGATTTGGTTTGATCTACCTTAA
- the argG gene encoding argininosuccinate synthase produces the protein MLGQAMTDNATILQHVPVGKKVGIAFSGGLDTSAALLWMKQKGAEPYAYTANLGQPDEDDYDAIPKKAEQYGAVKARLIDCRLQLALEGIAAIQCGAFHISTGGVPYFNTTPLGRAVTGTMLVTAMKEDDVNIWGDGSTYKGNDIERFYRYGLLTNPALKIYKPWLDQTFIDELGGRAEMSQFLIDNGFDYKMSKEKAYSTDSNMLGATHEAKDLEYLNAGIKIVDPIMGVAFWKDDVEIQPEQVSITFEQGMPVALNGQRIEDPVEFILEANRIGGRHGLGMSDQIENRIIEAKSRGIYEAPGMALLHIAYERLVTGIHNEDTIEQYRINGLRLGRLLYQGRWFDSQALMLRETAQRWVAKAITGTVTLELRRGNDYTIMNTESPNLTYEAERLTMEKGDSVFTPMDRIGQLTMRNLDITDTRAKLGIYTETGLLAVGQGSAIPQLENKSK, from the coding sequence ATGTTAGGACAAGCAATGACTGATAATGCAACTATCTTGCAGCACGTACCTGTAGGCAAAAAAGTTGGGATTGCCTTTTCTGGTGGTCTCGATACTTCAGCAGCTTTATTGTGGATGAAGCAAAAAGGCGCAGAGCCTTATGCTTATACTGCAAACTTGGGTCAACCTGATGAAGATGACTATGATGCAATTCCAAAGAAAGCTGAACAATACGGCGCAGTCAAAGCTCGATTAATCGATTGTCGTTTACAACTTGCGCTTGAAGGTATTGCAGCAATTCAATGTGGCGCATTCCACATTAGTACTGGTGGCGTTCCTTATTTCAATACCACACCTTTGGGTCGTGCAGTTACAGGTACGATGCTTGTAACGGCGATGAAAGAAGACGATGTGAACATCTGGGGTGACGGCTCAACTTATAAAGGTAACGATATTGAACGTTTCTATCGTTATGGTTTATTGACCAATCCTGCCCTCAAAATCTATAAGCCTTGGTTAGACCAAACCTTTATTGATGAGTTAGGCGGTCGTGCGGAAATGTCACAGTTCCTCATCGACAACGGTTTTGACTATAAAATGTCAAAGGAAAAAGCGTATTCAACTGACTCAAATATGTTGGGTGCGACGCACGAAGCCAAAGATTTAGAATATTTGAATGCGGGTATTAAAATCGTAGATCCGATCATGGGTGTTGCATTCTGGAAAGATGACGTTGAAATCCAACCAGAACAAGTGAGCATTACTTTTGAACAAGGTATGCCTGTTGCGCTCAATGGTCAACGTATCGAAGATCCAGTTGAATTCATTTTAGAAGCGAACCGTATTGGTGGTCGTCATGGTCTTGGTATGTCTGACCAAATCGAAAACCGTATCATTGAAGCGAAATCTCGTGGTATCTATGAAGCACCTGGTATGGCTTTGTTACACATCGCGTATGAGCGTTTAGTAACTGGTATTCATAACGAAGATACGATTGAACAATACCGCATTAACGGTTTACGTTTAGGTCGCCTACTTTACCAAGGTCGTTGGTTCGACTCACAAGCACTTATGTTACGTGAAACTGCACAACGTTGGGTTGCTAAAGCCATTACGGGTACAGTGACTTTAGAATTACGTCGTGGCAATGACTACACCATCATGAACACTGAATCTCCTAACCTCACGTATGAAGCTGAGCGTTTAACTATGGAGAAAGGTGATTCTGTATTTACACCAATGGATCGTATCGGTCAGTTAACGATGCGTAACCTTGATATTACCGATACCCGTGCAAAATTGGGTATCTATACTGAAACTGGTTTGCTTGCAGTGGGTCAAGGCTCTGCAATTCCACAGCTAGAAAATAAATCAAAATAA
- a CDS encoding NADPH-dependent 2,4-dienoyl-CoA reductase: protein MTSYANILKPLHLGFTTIKNRVVMGSMHTGLEDRFFNYPKLAAYFEERAKGGVGLIITGGISPNRQGWLLPAGGTMNSLMDIPQHRLVTHSVHKHGAKILMQILHSGRYGYQPFVVSSSAVKSPISPFKPREMSNQNILDTIQDYARCASIAKKAGYDGVEIMGSEGYLLNQFLSRHVNQRTDRWGGDIENRMRFAVEIVKAIRAKVGEKFIICFRLSMLDLVHDGNTMQEVTVVAQALEKAGVTLLNTGIGWHEARVPTIVTSVPRAAFADYTAFVKQHVSIPVIASNRINMPDTAEDIIASGKADMVQMARPLLADPYWVNKTATNRVDEINTCIACNQACLDHSFKNQRATCLVNPRAAFETELVYIKTKKPKRIAVVGGGVAGMSAATVAASRGHAVTLFEASNDVGGQFNLAKVVPGKEEFHETIRYFKVQIKQTGVDLRLNTRVSREQLEREGFDEVIVATGVVPRALKIQGSTAPQVLSYAEVLRGAEVGQKVAVIGAGGIGFDVSEFLLKPPHQPQPQPLAEWQREWGVDPNPNYISEGGMQRPEVEMPIRQIYLLQRKTTPLGVGLGKTSGWVHRAQLKKHAVRMLRGVQYKAVTDEGLWVEHNGHDQLLRVDTIVVCAGQESVKDLMPKDGENTLANYHIIGGAKLAAELDAKRAIREGAELAAKL from the coding sequence ATGACTAGCTATGCAAATATCTTAAAACCATTACATTTAGGGTTTACGACAATTAAAAACCGTGTAGTAATGGGCTCTATGCACACAGGTTTAGAAGATCGTTTCTTTAATTACCCTAAACTTGCAGCTTATTTTGAAGAAAGAGCAAAAGGTGGTGTTGGCCTAATCATCACAGGTGGTATTTCTCCAAATCGCCAAGGTTGGTTATTACCAGCTGGCGGTACAATGAATAGTTTAATGGATATTCCACAGCATCGTTTAGTGACGCATTCAGTTCATAAACATGGTGCAAAAATTTTAATGCAAATTCTGCATTCTGGGCGTTATGGCTATCAACCTTTTGTGGTTTCTTCGAGTGCTGTTAAATCGCCAATTTCACCATTTAAACCGCGTGAAATGAGCAATCAAAATATTTTGGATACGATTCAAGATTACGCACGTTGTGCGAGTATTGCGAAGAAAGCAGGCTATGATGGTGTTGAAATCATGGGTTCAGAAGGGTATTTGCTGAATCAGTTTTTAAGCCGACATGTGAACCAACGTACTGATCGTTGGGGTGGTGATATCGAAAATCGTATGCGCTTTGCAGTTGAAATTGTGAAAGCAATTCGTGCGAAAGTGGGCGAGAAATTTATTATTTGTTTCCGTTTATCAATGCTTGATCTAGTGCATGATGGTAATACGATGCAAGAAGTAACGGTTGTTGCTCAAGCATTAGAAAAAGCAGGTGTTACTTTACTAAATACTGGGATCGGGTGGCATGAAGCACGTGTACCAACAATTGTGACTTCAGTACCTCGTGCAGCATTTGCAGATTACACCGCTTTTGTAAAACAGCATGTTTCTATTCCTGTAATTGCATCAAATCGTATCAATATGCCTGATACTGCTGAAGATATTATTGCTTCTGGTAAAGCCGATATGGTGCAAATGGCGCGTCCATTATTGGCAGATCCATATTGGGTAAATAAAACTGCAACCAATCGTGTAGATGAAATTAATACGTGTATCGCATGTAACCAAGCATGTTTGGATCATAGTTTTAAGAATCAACGCGCAACCTGTCTTGTAAACCCACGTGCAGCATTTGAAACAGAATTGGTTTATATCAAAACTAAAAAACCTAAACGTATTGCGGTTGTTGGTGGTGGTGTTGCTGGAATGTCAGCTGCAACAGTTGCCGCAAGTCGTGGTCACGCCGTTACTTTATTTGAAGCAAGTAATGATGTTGGTGGTCAGTTTAATTTAGCGAAAGTTGTTCCTGGAAAAGAAGAATTCCACGAAACCATTCGTTACTTTAAGGTGCAAATCAAGCAAACAGGTGTCGATTTGCGTTTAAATACGCGCGTAAGCCGTGAACAGCTTGAACGTGAAGGTTTTGATGAAGTTATTGTGGCTACAGGTGTCGTTCCTCGCGCATTGAAAATTCAGGGCAGTACTGCGCCACAAGTATTATCTTATGCTGAAGTGTTACGTGGTGCTGAAGTTGGACAAAAAGTTGCTGTAATTGGAGCAGGGGGAATAGGTTTTGATGTATCAGAGTTTTTATTAAAACCACCGCATCAACCTCAGCCTCAACCTTTAGCAGAATGGCAACGTGAATGGGGGGTTGATCCAAACCCTAATTATATTTCTGAAGGTGGAATGCAACGTCCAGAAGTAGAAATGCCAATTCGCCAGATCTATTTATTACAACGCAAAACTACACCTTTAGGTGTTGGCTTAGGTAAGACTTCAGGCTGGGTACACCGCGCGCAATTGAAAAAGCATGCTGTTCGTATGCTTCGTGGTGTGCAGTATAAAGCGGTAACTGATGAAGGATTATGGGTTGAGCATAATGGTCACGATCAGTTATTGCGTGTAGACACAATTGTCGTGTGTGCTGGGCAAGAATCTGTAAAAGATTTAATGCCTAAAGATGGTGAAAATACTTTAGCGAACTATCATATTATTGGTGGTGCGAAGCTCGCTGCTGAGTTAGATGCGAAGCGTGCAATCCGTGAAGGGGCTGAATTGGCCGCTAAACTCTGA
- a CDS encoding helix-turn-helix transcriptional regulator, translating into MKGVTELVCLSKSSLYDKMNPKSKRYDSSFPRPIRLGLSAVGWLEQDIIDWINSKKS; encoded by the coding sequence ATGAAAGGAGTAACAGAATTAGTCTGTTTAAGTAAATCAAGTCTGTATGACAAAATGAACCCGAAATCCAAGAGATATGATTCGTCTTTTCCTCGTCCGATTAGATTGGGACTATCAGCCGTTGGTTGGTTAGAGCAGGACATAATTGATTGGATCAATTCAAAAAAAAGCTAA